The following is a genomic window from Ethanoligenens harbinense YUAN-3.
CAGGCGCAGGCCATTGTGCAGATGCGACTTGGCCAGCTCACCAATCTGGAGCGCGAAAAGATCGAGGAAGAACTGGCCGCGCTGGAAACCAAAATTGCGAATTTTAAAGCTATCCTCGCGGACGAGCAGCGCATTCTGCAGATTGTGAAAGAGGAAGCGCTTGAGGTCAAAGCGAAATTCGGCGACGAGCGCCGTACCCGCATTGAAAACGTTAGCGGTGAGGTAGATGTCGAAGACCTTATCCCTGTCGAAGATGTGGTGCTCACACTTACCAATTTCGGCTATATCAAGCGCCTGCCCGCGGCCGCTTACCATTCTCAGCGGCGCGGAGGGCGCGGGGTTAACGGTCTCACCCGCCGCGAAGAAGACGTGGCCCGGGAACTGTTTGTCTGCTCCACGCATGATTTTGTGCTGTTTTTTACCAGCCACGGGCGGTGCTACCGGCTCAAAGGCTATGAAGTGCCGGAAGGTTCCCGCACGTCCAAGGGGATGAATGTGGCCAACATCCTGCCGGTGGCGCAGGATGAAAACATCACCGCCATGATTAAGGTGCCCAAATTTGAGGAAGACTGCTACCTGGTCATGGTCACGAAAAAAGGCATCGTCAAGCGCACGTCGCTTAAGGAATACGACACCGCGCGCAAGGCGGGCGTGATCGGCATTCTGCTGGAGGAGGATGACGAGTTGGTGGGCGTGTTGCTTACCGACGGCAGCGCCCATATTCTTGTAGGTACCCGAAATGGCGTCGCCATCCGTTTTGTGGAGACCGACGCGCGCCCGATGGGCCGCGCCGCGCATGGTGTGAAAGCCATTTCGCTGGAAGGCGGCGATTATGTGGTGGGTGTGACGGTGCCCAACGGCGCCGGCAGCCTGCTGCTCATCACTGAAAACGGCTATGGCAAACGTGTGCCGTTTGAGGATTTCCGCGTGCAGAACCGCGGCGGCAAGGGGCTGACCAGTTACAACATCAATGAGAAGACCGGCCCGGTCGCCGGTCTGCGTGTGGTGGAAGAAAGCGACGATGCGCTTTTCATCTCGTCGGACGGCGTCGTCATCCGCGTTCCGGTCGCTGAGATCCCCGTTTATTCGCGCTATGCGCAGGGTGTGCGTGTGATGCGCGTGGGCGAAGAGACCAAGGTGGTCACCGTTACCAGCGCCGCGCATGAGGAAGAAAGCGAAGAAGAATCGGAGACCTCCCCGGAAGACGCGGAGCAGCCGGAAACGGAAACCGCTGAAAACAGTGAGAAGCCGGACGGCGGCAGCACAGACAACAAACCCCAGAGTTAAGTAAAAACAAAAAAATTTCCTGTCCGGCCATTTTTAGCAGAACAATCCGCGCAGGAATTTCTGTTTTCCCATTGGATACACTATCTGCGAAAGGAGCGGATAGTGATGTTATGGGTAATCGCGGGCGTCCTTCTGGTTTTGTGGCTGGTCGGCATACTGGCCGCCTATACGCTGGGCGGGCTCGTCCATTTGCTTTTGATTGCCGCGCTGGTGCTGATTATTGTCAAAATCGTGCAAAGCATTCGCCATACGACGGACCAGCATCATGAGCCGATGAAATAGAAGGGTTAAAGCCATCGGGCCCCATAGGGGTCCGATGGCTTTTTTGTGTAATTGTATTTCCTTCCGCCTTATGGTATGCTCATATAGTCGAAATATATGCAAGAAAGAGGAGGAAAGCCATGTTTTGGGCGATTATCGCGGTTTTGTTTATCCTCTGGCTGTTGGGTGTCCTTCTGGCGCATGTGTTCGGCGGGCTGATTCATCTGCTGCTCATCCTGCTGATTGTGCTGGTCATCGTGAAGATCATACGGAACATACGCAGACTATGACGTGCAAAAAAGTTATCCACCGTTTTTTGAAAAACGGTGGATAACTTTTTTGCCATTCTTTATGTATCACAGCGACAGAAAATAAAATGCGAAACGAGAACCATGGTATCGGTCAAGATCCACAGAGCCGTCCACGCCCGGCAGCTTGCCCTTTTCAGAATACTGCCAGAACGTCCAGTCTTTGATATTCGGCTTGGTTTTGTAATTGATGATCCAGAACGGATAATCGGAAAACTGGTCGTATAACAGGTCAAACATCCGGGCAGACACATAAAAGACCGGTTTTTGTCCGTAGTGCGCCTGCACCAGTTTAACATAATCGGCGACCTGCTGTTTAAAATCGCTTTCCTGTGTGACGGAGGACTCGATGTCGATGGCGGGGGGCAATTCGCCGCTTTCTTTCGGCACGGTGGCAATGAAATTTTTTGCCTGGTCTTCTCCGCTGCTGGACGTGGAGAAGAAATGATAGGCGCCCACTTTCAGCCCTGCCGCGGCCGCTCCGCTCCAGTTTTGTTTGAAACGGGCGTCCACATAGGCTTTGCCCTCGGTGGCTTTGAGGTAAACGAAACGCACCCCGCTGTTCTGCCGGATTGCCTTCCAACTGATGGCCCCCTGGTAATGTGAGGCGTCCATCCCCAAGATGGTGGTGGGATAGAACCAGTACCACGCGCCGAACGCGACCAGACCCGCCAACACCACACAACCGGCCGTGATGCTGATGATGCGCGCAATCTTCGGAAGCGCGGAAAATTTGTTCCACAGACTGGAGAAAAACCCTTTGATGGTTTCCAAAACGGTTTTCATAGATGCCCCCCTCGGCAATCATCCGACAAGCCAACAGACAAAACCAGCACAAACTTGTCAAAATCCGTCGCATTTTCTTCCTTTTCAGTATAGCACACCCGAAAACCGCAGGCAAGAAAAGTCCGGCGGCTGGTGTTGACAAACAATGCAAAACCGTATATTATAAGCATACTTATTATAAGTGTACTTATAAATAAATGTGGGTCGTGCCGGTTTGCGGCACGGCCGGGCGGAGGTGAAAACAGATGGATATTTCAGATGGGTTGCCGTTATCGGGCGAATCCAGCGGGTATCTGTTTAGCCAAACCTACAACCGATGGCACACGGAGATCAAGAAGCGGCTGCGAAAAATGGAAATCACGCATCCGCAGTTCAGTGTGTTGGCCTCGTTGGATTGTCTGACACAGCAAAAGGCATTTGCCACACAAGCGGAGATTGCCAAGCGGGCCGGCATGGATGTGATGACGGTCTGCGGGATCATCCATACCCTGGAAGGCAAGCGGTTTTTGAAGCGGACGGCCAACCCAAACGACGCGCGCGCCAGCGCGGTCTATCTGTTGGAAAAAGGGCGGATGAAGCTGGAAGAGGCCTTTCCGGCAGTCCGGCAGATCGACGAGGAATTTTTTGGCCGGCTGGGCGATGCGCGCGCAACGTTCAATGCTCTGCTCGCCGTTATCCTTTCTGAACAGCCGGGTGAATAACGGGATCGGGAAGCAAAAGAGAAAACGGGAGGGTGCCCATTTTGGAATTATCGAAAACAAGAAAAAATCTGATTCTGGCGGTGTCCTGCGTGGAAGCGTTCATGGCCACGCTGGACGGCAGCATCGTCAACATCGCGCTGCCGGATATTTCCAAACAGATGCGTGTGGAAATCAGTGCGGTGCAGTGGGTCAGCACCGCTTATCTGTTGGCCATTGTGCTGCTGTTGCTTTTGTGGGGCAAGCTGGCCGACCTGCGCGGAAAAAAAGGCGTCATCATCACGGGTTTTCTGTTTTTTGCCGCGGGTTCCGCGCTGTGCAGTTTCTCCAAATCACTGGAATTTCTCATCATTGCCCGCATTATCCAGGCGGTGGGCGCGGGCGCCATGATGTCGCTCAGCCAGGGGATCGTCACCAGCACATTTGCGCCGGGCGAACGCGGCAGCGCGCTTGGGCAGGTGGGCATGATGGTGGCGCTGGGCAGTCTGGCCGGCCCGTTTCTGGGCGGCATTCTGGTCAGTGCATTCGGCTGGCCGTCTATTTTCATCATCAACGTGCCTATTGCGGTGGCGTCGGCCGTGCTGGCGTTCTGCGTGCTTCCTTCTCATATGGAGAATCCGGAAAAACAGACATTCGACTGGAGGGGCGCCGTTCTTTTTTCTGCGGGTATCCTGGTGCTGTTTTTGACGTTGCTGTTGGCCCAACAGGGCAGCATCTCGTCCATTTGGCTGCTGCCCGCGGTGGCGGTGGCCGCCGCGGCGCTTTTTGGTTTCATCTATACGGAGCGGCGCGTCCCCGACCCGCTGGTGCATCTGGGGCTTTTCCGGAAGCAGCCGTTCAGTCTGGGATTGCTGCAGGGTTATCTGATCTTCATCGCTCTGAGCGCCACGCTGCTGTTTATCCCATTTTATTTGCAGGACCTGTTGCGGTATGACGCTTTCCACGCCGGATTGATCGTTGCCGTCTACCCTATCGTGCTGGCATTTGTATCCCCGCTCAGCGGGCGGTTGGCGGACCGTATGTCCACCCGGCCGCTCACTGCTTCGGGCACCGGCATTTCGGCTGCCGCCCTGTTCGTTCTCGCGTTCGTCCGGCAGGATACGCCGATGTGGGTCATCATAGTGGCCCTGGCTGCGCTCGGCGTGGGTAACGGGCTGTTCCAGTCGCCCAACAATTCGGATATTTTCAATACGGTGCCGCCTGCCCAGCTCGGCATCGCCGGCGGCATCAACGCGTTGTTTCGCAATCTGGGGTTTGTGTCCGGCACGGCCTTCTCGGTTCTCATTTTTTCATTCACCGCCGGTCTGAATGTCAATTCCATCTCCGGGACAATGGATGCGCATGCCTTCATGCGCGGTTTTTCCCCGGTATTTTTATTCTGCGGGGCCTGTGCGGCCGCGGCACTGGCGCTTTGCTTCGTCCGCATTGCGAAACGCACACGGACGGCGTGAGCAGCCGCAAATGGGAATCTGCCGGAAATCCTCTTTTTTTGCCGCTTTCTCTGGACATTTTAGCCCTCAGGGTGTATACTGATAAAAATACAGGTCAACACAGCAAGAGCGGGCGGCTGCCCGCCAAGTTCGCCTTTTAAACCGGTCCCGTGAGGCTGGAAAGGGTTGGATGATCGAGCACAAGATCCATCATCGGTACATTCAACGGCCCGGGACATGCCTGGACCGTATTTTTATACGATATTTGTGCATAAATATACAAAAATTGCGGATGAGTATCCAAAGAGGGCGCGGTATGCAGAAGATCAAGGCCGAAATTATGGATGAAAAAGGGATGTGCCGCGCCACGGCGCGCATTTCCTATGAAATCGTGGAACGCAACCACGGCACGGCGAATGTTTGCATCATCGGCATTCGCCGGCGGGGCGCAGTGATTGCGGCGCGCATCGCGGAAAAACTGGCCGACATCGAAGGCGCGCCCGTATCCACCGGTTTTCTGGACATCACACTCTACCGTGATGATCTGGACGCGAAGGACGGCCCGGCGCGCGCTCCGCTCGGCTCCGATATTCCGTTCGAGGTGACAGGCCGACGGGTGGTTCTGGTGGATGATGTGCTGTTTACCGGCCGAAGCGTACGCGCCGCCATCGACGCCATTATGGACAGAGGGCGGCCGGAGCGCGTGCAACTGGCGGTGCTGATCGACCGCGGTCACCGGGAACTGCCCATCAGTCCGGATTTTGTGGGGAAAAACGTGCCGACGTCGCAAAACGAAACGGTGGCTGTGCGGGTGACGGAGTTTGACGGGGAAAACCGCGTGGTAATCTGTGAGAACGGAGGAAAAGCATGAACGGGCTGTTGCTGATCAAAGGCGCGACGCTGGTAGACCCGGAGGAGGTCTATGCAGGCGTGGGCGATCTGCTGGTGAAAGACGGCAAAATTGCCGCGGTCGCCGAATCGGGCGGTAACCTGGCGGCTCCTGCGGGCACCACGGTGCTGGATGCGCGCGGGCTCTATCTTTCCCCCGGATTGGTAGACATGCATGTCCATCTGCGCGATCCCGGGCAGACGCACAAGGAGACCATCGAAACCGGCTGCGCGGCTGCGGCCGCCGGGGGCGTCACCGCGCTGGCCGCCATGCCAAACACATCCCCCGCGGCCGACACCCCGGCGGTGCTCGTTTATGAGGCCGCGCAGGCGGAACCTACCGGCGTGCGGGTGTTTCCCATCGCGGCGGTGAGCAAGGCGCAGGCGGGCGATGAACTGACCGATTTTGAGATGCTGTCGGAAGCGGGCGCGGTGGCGTTTTCGGACGACGGCCACCCCGTGCGGGACGCGGCGCAGATGCTGGAAGCCATGCGGCGGGCCCACGCGCTGGGCAAGCGGGTGATCTCCCACTGCGAGGATGAAAGCCTTGCGGACGCGGGCATTGTCAGCGATACGGCGGCAAAGCGACTGGATGTGCCCGGTATCCCGGCCGCGACTGAGGCGGTGCACGCCGCAAGAGAGGCGGTGCTGGCGGAAAGCACCGGCACGCCCGTGCATATCGCGCATGTGAGCAGCCGATTCACCGTCGCGCTGCTGCGCGACGCCAAGCGGCGGGGCGCGCCGGTCACCTGTGAGACCTGCCCGCATTATTTCAGCCTGGACGACAGCCTGCTGGACGCGCGAGATGCGGATTACCGCATGAATCCTCCGCTGCGGGAAAAAGCGGATGTGGCCGCCGTGATCAAAGGGCTGCGGGATGGTACCATCGACGCCATCGTGACCGACCACGCGCCGCATACCGCGGGAGAAAAAGCCGACTTTACCGCGGCGCCCAACGGCGTGGTGGGGCTGGAAACGTCGCTTGCGGCAGGTATCACCTATTTGGTGCGGCCGGGGCACCTTTCCCTGCCCCAACTGATCCGGAAAATGACCACCGTGCCGGCGGACCTGCTGGGAATCCGTGCGGGGCGGCTGAAAATCGGCACGCGCGCGGATATGGTGCTCTTCGACCCCGCCGCGCCGTGGACGGTGCGGCCCGAAGCGCTGCACAGCAAATCGCACAACACACCGTATAAAGGTATGACACTCTATGGCGAGGTGCGTTACACCATTTCGGACGGATGCATCATCTTTTCCAAAACATGAGATGCCGCGCCTGCCTCGTGGATGCGGGCCGTACCCGTTTCAGGCTGTGCGCGTGCTTCATTTAAATAGGAAAGCGGGCCGTGCCCGCTTTCGGTTGAGCGGATGTAGCTCTATGTAATCTTGTTTGAACGGGAACGCGGGTCATGCCCGCTGTGCCCGCCGGAGGAATTGCCGATGGATACATTGCGTAAAAAAATAGCCGCCCGCCAGAACCCCACCGTGGCGGGGCTGGACCCCGATTTTGCCAAGCTGCCCGCGTTCCTGCGCGAGCAGGCGGTGGCGCGCCGCGGCAAAACGCTGGAAGCGGCGGCCGACGCGGTGCTGGCGTTCAACCGGGCAATCATCGACGCGCTCTGCGACGTGGTGCCCGCCGTCAAGCCGCAGGCGGCTTATTATGAGCTGCTGGGCTGGCCGGGTGTGCGAGCACTGGCCGAAACCATCGCCTATGCGCGCGAAAAGGGCCTGTTCGTTATCACCGACGCCAAGCGCGGCGACATCGGCTCCACCATGGCGGCCTACGCTAGGGCGCATCTCGGTACGGTGGAGATCGAGGGCGCGGAAATCACCCCGTTCGGTGCGGATGCGCTTACCGTCAACGCCTATCTGGGCAGCGACGGGGTGCTGCCCGCGCTGGAGGTCTGCAAGGCGCACGGCAAATGCATTTTCGTGCTGGGCAAAACGTCCAACCCCTCCTCGGGGGAGATCCAGGACAAACTGGTGGACGGCGAGCCGGTCTATTCGTTGTTGGGACACCTATGCGCACATTGGAGCGGGATGGCGGCGGGCGGTGAACCGTCCGGGCGTTACGGCACGGTGGGGCTGGTGGCGGGTGCCACCTACCCCGCTCAGCTTGCCGAGCTGCGCCAGAACCTGCCGCATACCTTTTTCCTGGTGCCGGGCTATGGCGCGCAGGGCGGCGGCGCCCGGGACGTGGCGCCCGCATTCGATGAAAACGGCGACGGCGCCATCGTCAACAGCTCCCGCGCCATCCTGTACGCCTGGCGGAAAGAGGGCTGTAACGAGCGCGATTTCGCGGGCGCGGCCCGGCGCGAAGCACTGCGCATGAAGGAAGATCTGAACGCCGTTCTGGCGGATCATTCAAAATAAACTGCAACGGCGCCGCGCCGCACGGCGGGCGCTGAAAAAGAAAAGGAGCTTCACATGACCAAGGCATACCTGTTGTTGGCGGACGGGACGGTGTTCGAGGGCGTGTCCATCGGTGCGCGCGGCACCTCCATCGGCGAGACGGTGTTCAACACCGGCATGACGGGCTATCAGGAAACGCTGACCGACGCCTCCTATTACGGGCAGATCGTTACCCAGACCTATCCGCTGGTGGGTAATTACGGCGTGAACGGCGAGGATGTGGAATCCCGCCGGTCTTGGGTGCGGGGCTATATCGTCCGCGAAAACTGCGAGCAGCCGAGCAATTTCCGCTGCGCCGGTTCGCTGGACACCTTTTTGAAAGAACAGGGCGTGGTGGGCCTTTGCGGCATCGACACCCGCCGCCTCACCCGCTTGCTGCGCGAGCACGGCGTGATGAACGGCGCTATCACGGACAGCCTGGCGGAAAAAGACGCGCTGCTGGAAGCGATTAACGCCTATTCCATATCCGGCGCGGTGGAGGCCGTCACGGTGGAAAAACCGTTCACTGAAGGATCGGAAAACGGCCTGCGCGTCGCGCTGCTCGACTACGGCTATAAAGTCAACATTCTGCGCAGCCTGGTGGCGCGCGGCTGCCGGGTCACCGTCTTTCCGGCAAGCGCTTCCCCGGCGGACGTGCTCGCCTCGCGTCCCGACGGTATCATGCTTTCCAACGGCCCGGGCGATCCCTCGGCCTGCGGCAAACAGATCGAAAACCTGCGCGAGATCTTCCGGAGCGGCGCGCCTATCTTCGGTATCTGCCTGGGCCATCAGCTCATGGCGCTGGCGCAGGGTGGCCGCACCGAAAAGCTCAAATACGGCCACCGCGGCGCCAACCACCCGGTGAAAGACCTTGCGCACGGGCGCACCTACATCACCAGCCAGAACCACGGCTATGCGGTGGTGGACGGCAGCAT
Proteins encoded in this region:
- the gyrA gene encoding DNA gyrase subunit A is translated as MNFDGQKLIPVEIREEMEKSFLEYSMSVIVSRALPDVRDGLKPVHRRILYAMYEDNLLPTNAYRKSATTVGNVLGRYHPHGDASVYDALVRMAQSFSLRYPLVDGHGNFGSIDGDGPAAYRYTEARMSRISLEMLQDIEKETVDFQPNFDDVRKEPIVIPSRFPNILVNGSSGIAVGMATNIPPHNLGEVIDGMALLIDNPDATLEELTAHIQGPDFPTGGIIMGRAGIREAYVKGRSRITLRAKATIEEDDNGRSRIIVTEIPYMVSKARIVEGIAELHKEKRIEGISDLRDESDREGLRIVVELKRDANPQVVLNRLYTYSQLQETVPVIMLALVNGHPRVLPLRDILTEYIHFQEQVVTRRTQYDLRKAEERAHILEGLKIALDFIDEVIRILRASKSIPEGKAALMERFELDDIQAQAIVQMRLGQLTNLEREKIEEELAALETKIANFKAILADEQRILQIVKEEALEVKAKFGDERRTRIENVSGEVDVEDLIPVEDVVLTLTNFGYIKRLPAAAYHSQRRGGRGVNGLTRREEDVARELFVCSTHDFVLFFTSHGRCYRLKGYEVPEGSRTSKGMNVANILPVAQDENITAMIKVPKFEEDCYLVMVTKKGIVKRTSLKEYDTARKAGVIGILLEEDDELVGVLLTDGSAHILVGTRNGVAIRFVETDARPMGRAAHGVKAISLEGGDYVVGVTVPNGAGSLLLITENGYGKRVPFEDFRVQNRGGKGLTSYNINEKTGPVAGLRVVEESDDALFISSDGVVIRVPVAEIPVYSRYAQGVRVMRVGEETKVVTVTSAAHEEESEEESETSPEDAEQPETETAENSEKPDGGSTDNKPQS
- a CDS encoding lmo0937 family membrane protein translates to MLWVIAGVLLVLWLVGILAAYTLGGLVHLLLIAALVLIIVKIVQSIRHTTDQHHEPMK
- a CDS encoding lmo0937 family membrane protein, which gives rise to MFWAIIAVLFILWLLGVLLAHVFGGLIHLLLILLIVLVIVKIIRNIRRL
- a CDS encoding GH25 family lysozyme, yielding MKTVLETIKGFFSSLWNKFSALPKIARIISITAGCVVLAGLVAFGAWYWFYPTTILGMDASHYQGAISWKAIRQNSGVRFVYLKATEGKAYVDARFKQNWSGAAAAGLKVGAYHFFSTSSSGEDQAKNFIATVPKESGELPPAIDIESSVTQESDFKQQVADYVKLVQAHYGQKPVFYVSARMFDLLYDQFSDYPFWIINYKTKPNIKDWTFWQYSEKGKLPGVDGSVDLDRYHGSRFAFYFLSL
- a CDS encoding MarR family winged helix-turn-helix transcriptional regulator encodes the protein MDISDGLPLSGESSGYLFSQTYNRWHTEIKKRLRKMEITHPQFSVLASLDCLTQQKAFATQAEIAKRAGMDVMTVCGIIHTLEGKRFLKRTANPNDARASAVYLLEKGRMKLEEAFPAVRQIDEEFFGRLGDARATFNALLAVILSEQPGE
- a CDS encoding MFS transporter: MELSKTRKNLILAVSCVEAFMATLDGSIVNIALPDISKQMRVEISAVQWVSTAYLLAIVLLLLLWGKLADLRGKKGVIITGFLFFAAGSALCSFSKSLEFLIIARIIQAVGAGAMMSLSQGIVTSTFAPGERGSALGQVGMMVALGSLAGPFLGGILVSAFGWPSIFIINVPIAVASAVLAFCVLPSHMENPEKQTFDWRGAVLFSAGILVLFLTLLLAQQGSISSIWLLPAVAVAAAALFGFIYTERRVPDPLVHLGLFRKQPFSLGLLQGYLIFIALSATLLFIPFYLQDLLRYDAFHAGLIVAVYPIVLAFVSPLSGRLADRMSTRPLTASGTGISAAALFVLAFVRQDTPMWVIIVALAALGVGNGLFQSPNNSDIFNTVPPAQLGIAGGINALFRNLGFVSGTAFSVLIFSFTAGLNVNSISGTMDAHAFMRGFSPVFLFCGACAAAALALCFVRIAKRTRTA
- the pyrR gene encoding bifunctional pyr operon transcriptional regulator/uracil phosphoribosyltransferase PyrR; translation: MQKIKAEIMDEKGMCRATARISYEIVERNHGTANVCIIGIRRRGAVIAARIAEKLADIEGAPVSTGFLDITLYRDDLDAKDGPARAPLGSDIPFEVTGRRVVLVDDVLFTGRSVRAAIDAIMDRGRPERVQLAVLIDRGHRELPISPDFVGKNVPTSQNETVAVRVTEFDGENRVVICENGGKA
- a CDS encoding dihydroorotase; this translates as MNGLLLIKGATLVDPEEVYAGVGDLLVKDGKIAAVAESGGNLAAPAGTTVLDARGLYLSPGLVDMHVHLRDPGQTHKETIETGCAAAAAGGVTALAAMPNTSPAADTPAVLVYEAAQAEPTGVRVFPIAAVSKAQAGDELTDFEMLSEAGAVAFSDDGHPVRDAAQMLEAMRRAHALGKRVISHCEDESLADAGIVSDTAAKRLDVPGIPAATEAVHAAREAVLAESTGTPVHIAHVSSRFTVALLRDAKRRGAPVTCETCPHYFSLDDSLLDARDADYRMNPPLREKADVAAVIKGLRDGTIDAIVTDHAPHTAGEKADFTAAPNGVVGLETSLAAGITYLVRPGHLSLPQLIRKMTTVPADLLGIRAGRLKIGTRADMVLFDPAAPWTVRPEALHSKSHNTPYKGMTLYGEVRYTISDGCIIFSKT
- the pyrF gene encoding orotidine-5'-phosphate decarboxylase yields the protein MDTLRKKIAARQNPTVAGLDPDFAKLPAFLREQAVARRGKTLEAAADAVLAFNRAIIDALCDVVPAVKPQAAYYELLGWPGVRALAETIAYAREKGLFVITDAKRGDIGSTMAAYARAHLGTVEIEGAEITPFGADALTVNAYLGSDGVLPALEVCKAHGKCIFVLGKTSNPSSGEIQDKLVDGEPVYSLLGHLCAHWSGMAAGGEPSGRYGTVGLVAGATYPAQLAELRQNLPHTFFLVPGYGAQGGGARDVAPAFDENGDGAIVNSSRAILYAWRKEGCNERDFAGAARREALRMKEDLNAVLADHSK
- a CDS encoding carbamoyl phosphate synthase small subunit, with translation MTKAYLLLADGTVFEGVSIGARGTSIGETVFNTGMTGYQETLTDASYYGQIVTQTYPLVGNYGVNGEDVESRRSWVRGYIVRENCEQPSNFRCAGSLDTFLKEQGVVGLCGIDTRRLTRLLREHGVMNGAITDSLAEKDALLEAINAYSISGAVEAVTVEKPFTEGSENGLRVALLDYGYKVNILRSLVARGCRVTVFPASASPADVLASRPDGIMLSNGPGDPSACGKQIENLREIFRSGAPIFGICLGHQLMALAQGGRTEKLKYGHRGANHPVKDLAHGRTYITSQNHGYAVVDGSIGAEVGAVSHVNLNDGTVEGVRYKNAPVFTVQFHPEASPGPHDSAYLFDEFVALMKERNLQHA